In Trichocoleus sp. FACHB-46, a single window of DNA contains:
- a CDS encoding IS630 family transposase, whose amino-acid sequence MDETGIHLAMTRLYGRAPIGERLYDSEAPEHRGKNISLIGGMSIDGLIATFTIVGSVNTDVFLFYIQEILIPRLWAGAIIVMDNLSVHHASVVHEAIEAVGVQVVFLPPYSPEFSPIELCWSKLKQLLCSAKARTSEALDQTLSKVINECISDEDGSEAITCGCSSQCRSRAKSAEVARRRVTIKLMLLIIH is encoded by the coding sequence ATGGATGAAACTGGCATTCATTTGGCGATGACACGCTTGTATGGTCGTGCTCCCATTGGGGAGCGCTTGTATGACAGTGAGGCCCCAGAGCATCGAGGCAAGAATATCTCGTTGATTGGTGGCATGAGTATCGATGGTTTGATTGCCACCTTCACCATTGTCGGCAGCGTCAATACCGACGTGTTCCTGTTCTACATCCAAGAGATTCTGATACCTCGACTGTGGGCAGGAGCAATCATTGTGATGGATAACTTATCGGTTCATCATGCCTCAGTTGTTCACGAAGCGATCGAGGCTGTTGGAGTCCAAGTTGTGTTTTTGCCGCCTTACTCCCCCGAGTTTTCCCCAATCGAGTTATGTTGGTCGAAACTCAAGCAACTGTTATGCTCGGCGAAAGCTCGAACTAGCGAAGCACTCGACCAAACATTAAGCAAGGTGATCAACGAGTGCATTTCTGATGAGGATGGGTCTGAGGCAATCACATGCGGTTGCTCATCCCAATGTCGCAGTAGAGCTAAATCAGCGGAGGTAGCAAGGCGGAGGGTCACCATAAAACTAATGCTTTTGATAATTCACTGA